A region of Salirhabdus salicampi DNA encodes the following proteins:
- a CDS encoding MetQ/NlpA family ABC transporter substrate-binding protein: MKKLIGFLSILFVLALAGCGSSASGDENKVVKIGLNGSGFPIWEKIEELAAEEGIELDLVEFADYVRPNLALADGDVDLNAFQTVSYFDSFIEEHNLDLAPVATTLIAPMGIYSEKYEDVTNIPNGAKVALPKEATNMGRALLLLEAAGLIELPDDFDGNGSIEKIAANPKELDFEPIVAAQTPRVLPDVAISIINNGVAVEAGFTPVEDAIFIEDDTATPYINIIAARAEEVDNETYQKIANIYQQEVVAQHIRDVYSDSLIPTFVPLDQIGW, translated from the coding sequence ATGAAAAAACTTATCGGATTTCTATCAATTTTATTCGTATTAGCATTAGCGGGGTGTGGATCATCTGCATCTGGGGATGAAAACAAGGTTGTGAAAATAGGTCTAAACGGTTCCGGATTCCCAATATGGGAAAAGATTGAAGAGCTAGCAGCTGAAGAAGGCATTGAGTTAGATTTAGTAGAATTTGCTGATTATGTACGACCAAACTTAGCATTGGCTGACGGTGATGTTGATTTAAACGCATTCCAAACGGTATCATATTTTGACTCGTTTATTGAAGAACATAACTTAGATTTAGCTCCTGTAGCTACGACGTTAATTGCTCCTATGGGAATTTACTCTGAGAAATATGAGGATGTTACAAATATTCCAAATGGAGCAAAGGTTGCATTACCGAAAGAAGCAACGAATATGGGGCGTGCATTACTTTTACTAGAAGCAGCAGGGTTAATTGAATTACCAGATGATTTCGATGGAAATGGATCAATTGAAAAAATCGCAGCTAATCCAAAAGAATTAGACTTTGAACCGATTGTTGCGGCGCAAACTCCACGTGTACTTCCGGATGTTGCCATCTCAATTATTAACAACGGTGTGGCGGTAGAGGCTGGTTTCACGCCTGTCGAAGATGCCATCTTTATTGAAGATGATACAGCAACACCTTATATTAATATCATAGCAGCAAGAGCAGAAGAAGTTGATAATGAGACATATCAAAAAATTGCTAACATTTATCAGCAGGAAGTAGTAGCCCAACATATCCGTGACGTTTATAGTGATTCATTAATTCCAACATTTGTACCTTTAGATCAAATCGGCTGGTAA